The following nucleotide sequence is from Bacillota bacterium.
AAAGGAGTTGGCACCACCATTGGCCAAACGAACAGGCGACAAGTACAGAAATATTATTGAGGCTGCCGTAAAAGTTATAGCAGAGAATGGTTATCACAACTCACAGGTTTCTAAAATTGCCAAAGAGGCAGGGGTAGCGGACGGTACCATTTACTTATACTTCAGAAACAAGGAAGATGTACTGGTATCCTTGTTTAAGGTCAAGATGGGGGAGTTTACCTCTTTGGCCCAAAAGGAACTGGATGCTATTCAAAACCCTTTTGCAAAACTGGCCAAGCTCATTGGCATGCATCTGACACGCCTGGAAAACGATCGGCACCTGGCCCTTGTATTGCAAATTCAACTTCGTCAATCTGACGCATCCATTAGAAATGCCATCGCTGAACCGCTGAAAGATTACTCAAGGTTAATTGAAGGTATGGTGTCCCATGGACAAAATGAAGGTTCATTTAGAAACGATATAGGCCTCAAATTGGCCAGGCAAATCCTTTTTGGGGCCATTGACGAAGTAGCTACTTCCTGGGTTCTTTCCAGCAAAAACTACAGCCTGTCGGCCCAGATTGAACCTATATACAGAGTTCTGGCAAAAGCCCTATCCAATGACGGCAGGCACCCGGACTATCCTTTTTAAAAAAGTACTGAAAAGCGCGCTAAGGGAACTGATTTAGCGCGCTTTTCTTGTAATACTTAAGGTGCCTCAACGTGAGCAGGTGGGGTGGAAAAAACTTTAACGGCATTGTCTTCGTTAATCGGTCCCGCAGAGGCATCAGGATGTTCACTGCTATACTTTACTATACCCGCGTAAATAGCGTAAGCCACTTTACTCTGATAAGCCGGATCTTTTAGCAGTTTACCCTCTTTAGGATTGGTGATGAATCCTATCTCCACTATCGTTGCCGGCATTTTAGCCTCTCTTAGTATATAGTAATCAACCTCTTTAGCCTTGCGGTGATTATTTCCAAGTACTCTAATCAGCTCTGCCTGGATTGTTTCTGCTAAAATTTTACTCTCCTTCGCACCAGGTTGGGCAAATACTTGTGCTCCATGCTCCCCCGGGCCTGACCGGAAACTATTAACGTGGATGCTTATAAACAGTTGGGCATTACGACTATTGGCCGTTTTTATGCGCGCATTGAGGTCTTCTCTCTTCCATGATAAAAACTTTTTTCCTCCGGGGTTAGTAAGTTCAGTGTCAGTTTCCCTGGTAGGGATAACCACCGCTCCCGCTTGTGCTAATATGGTGCTTAATTTTCTGGATACCCCCAGTGTAATTTCTTTCTCTATGATATCTCCCTCCACTACGCCCGGGTCCTTACCCCCGTGGCCGGCATCCACAACAATTACTTTATTTGCCACCGACCAGGACATTGTCTCCACATTTCTGTTTTCCAAACGCGAAGAAATAAATATCATTATAAATACAGCAGCACACAAAAAAAAGATCGCTTTAAACAGAAACTTCACATCTATTTTAAACGTGCGCATAAATAAAGACATAAAAATTACCCCCTTTGCCGGCTTTTGACCATAATAAATATTATGCCGGGGGGGAGCATTTCATCATAGAAAGTTTATTCTAATATACGATAAACAAAGCCCTCAAATAAAAAAAAAGGAGGAACTTGCCTCCTTTTTTTAACGCTTTGAAAATTGTGGTGCCTTGCGGGCCTTTTTCAAACCGTACTTTCTGCGTTCCTTCATTCTTGGATCTCTGGTAAGAAAACCGGCCTTTTTCAACGAAGGCCGCATATTAGGGTCGGCTTCTACAAGAGCTCTGGCAATACCTAACAAAACAGCTCCGGCCTGCCCGCTCTTTCCACCGCCTATAACTGTAGCCTTAACGTCAAAACGTTCTGCCGCACCAACTGCTACCAGCGGCTGGCGCACTGTAACCTCAAGAGTTCTACGACCGAAATATGCATCGGCTGATTTATTATTAACTGTCACTTTACCTTCGCCGGGAACCAGATAAACCCTTGCAACAGCATCTTTCCTGCGTCCCGTGCCATAAAATTGAACTTGGGCCACTTAGCAATACCTCCTTACGCTTCCCATACTTCAGGTTGTTGAGCCTGATGTGGATGTTCAGAACCGCGATAAATCTTTAATTTCTTGGCCAGGCTATCACCGAGCCGATTATGAGGAAGCATCCCCTCAACAGCCTTACGTACTGCCTGCTCAGGGTTCTTCTCCATTAATGTCTTGTAATCCATAGATTTAATTCCGCCGGGAAAGCCGCTATGTCTGTACATGTGCTTTTGCTGTAATTTATTTCCTGTAAGGCGAACTTTATCTGCATTAATAATAACTACAAAATCACCGACATCGACATGCGGTGTAAATTGAGGCTTGTGTTTGCCCCGCAGAATGCTGGCAACTTGAGTAGCTAAACGTCCAAGTACTTTGTCACTGGCATCGATAACGTACCATTTACGCTCTACTTCTGCGGACTTTGCCATGTATGTTTTCATATTTTAATTTTCCCTCCCATTACGCACGTGCTGCAGTGATTACGGTTGGGGGCTCAACAACGTAATCACCCACTTAAACATTTTATTACATGGGTTTTCCAGTGTCAAGAAACCATTTCAAAAAAGCGTGCTCCATTAGCTTTTTAATCAACTTTCCGCGCTTTTTTGAAGTGGATTGTAGTAAACCTTCTCCAGGAAAAGACCCCTGCCCGGTACTGTTGGTCCGGCAGCTATCCGGTCCCGTGCAGCAATAGTATCGCTCATGGTTGCAGGAGAGCGCTTGCCCTGACCGATCTCTAACAGTGTGCCCGTTATAATGCGGACCATGTTGTATAAGAAGCCGTCACCGGAAAGAGAGAAGTAAATGACATTTGATTCCCGGTAGACCGAGGTCTGAAAAATGGTGCGGACAGTGTTCCTCACCGGAGAATTTGCAGCTTGAAAAGTTTTAAAGTCGTGAGTCCCTTCCAGGAGTGCGGCTGCCTTTCCCATGGCCCCGGTATCCAGGAAAGATGGCATATAATGACTGTAACGGTTTTCAAAAGGTGAGGGTATGTTATGGTTATAGACGCGATAAAGGTAAGTTTTTCCCTGAGCCGAAAAACGTGCGTGAAAATCTGGTGCAACATCTTCTGCTTTTACCGCTGCTATATCGTTAGGCAAAACACCGTTTAAAGCCAAGGCCAGTCTTTCCGTGGGTACAGGCCAATTTGTGCAGTCAAAATTTACGACCTGCCCCCGGGCATGGACTCCCGAATCTGTGCGCCCCGCACCATACACCTGTATGTAGCTGCCTGCCATTTTGGACAGTGCTGCTTCCAGTACTTCCTGTATGGTGGGAAGCCCGGTTCCCCGCTGTTCCTGAAAACCATAGTAGTCCGTACCATCATAGGCAACGGTTAATTTGATATTCCGCACCTGGCCCACCCCCAACAGTGCTAAACCTTTTTTCGACGGGATTTAAAAGCTTGGGGTATTTCTTTTGGGTCTTTTCTTTTGACGGGATTGACGGGATTCTCGGGATAGAAATTAAAACAAAGAGAAAGAAAAGGCAAACACATTAGACAGGATTACAGGATTCGCAGGATGCTTTAGGGTAGTGCATTGGGGTCTTAAAAAACATTTTCAAATTATTTGTTTTAATATTTTGGACTGGTCCATAGCTCTGTTTAGGTGATAAAGACTTTCGATTGTATTTTTGTTTTTTTTTAACAATCCTGTTGATCCTGTCTAAAAAAATTGTTTACCCCAAAGCCTCACATGCAAAGCCTTTTACCCCGCTTATCCCGTTAAAACTCACATGAACCATATACATAAATTAGAATGAAAATTTATTTTCGTAAAAAAAATAACCCCCAAGGAATACCCTAAAATGTTTTTCCCGTCCCCAAAAGGTTTTACATTAACCCGTACTCAATCAAAACAACACCTACAGTAAGAGCAAAACTAGCCGCCAGTGCCGCCCAGTCCCGGGGGTAGAAGCGCAGTACCTGCATCCTGGTGCGGTGCGCGCCGGGCCTGTAACACCGGGCCTCCATAGCTTCAGAGAGCTCATCGGCCCGTCTTAAGATTCCTGCCACCACGGGTAACAGCAAAGGCAGCAGATTCTTAAACTGCCGGAATATATTACGGCTACCGAAACCGGCCCCTCTTGACTGCTGGGCAATTATCACCTTCTGAAACTCCTGCAGCATCAGGGGAATAAAGCTTATGGCTATTCCCATCATCATGGCCAACTGGCTCACCGGCATTCCTATCCGCTCCAGCGGGCGCAGGATCTTTTCCAAACCGACACTAAGGTTGATAGATGTAGTGGTGTAAGTAACCAGAGTGCTCAGGATGACTACTACCACCAGGCGCCAACTCAAGAGGCCTCCGGACTCCAGACCTTCCCTGGTTATGGTTAACCCGCCGAATTTCAGTATAATTTCTCCCGGAACGGAAAGAGCTTGCACCAAAAAGCTTAGCAGCAGTATCAGATAAATAAAACGCAGACTTTTTAAAAAATGCCCCCATGCTACACCCGACAAGCCCAAAAGAAGTATGGCAGCTAGACTGTAGGTTAAAAAACTTACCGGTGATGCCGCAACTAGTGTGCCCATAATTAATAGCAAAGAACTGAATATTTTGGTTCGGGGATCCAGGTTATGTAAAAGGGAATTTCCCGGCACATAGCTGCCCAGGGTAAGTCCTTCAAACACCGTGCCCACCCCGGTTGCGATAAATATTCATAATTTCTACCGCCGCCTTTTCCACAGTGTATTCTTCAGATACATGGTAACCTTTTTCTGCCAGTGACTGCAGAATTCGGGTGGCAAACGGTACTTCTAATCCCATTGACTCTAACTCAAGGGCTGATAAAAATATGTCCCGTACGGGTGCACAGGCCTTAACTGCCCCTTTATCCATAACCATTACCCTATCGGATACAGCCGCGGCGTCATCCATGTTGTGAGTAATCAATATCACTGTCATCCCCCGGTTTTTATGCAGTCCCTGCAACTGCCTAAGAAGCATCTTACGGCCTGACGGGTCAAGACCGGCCAGCGGCTCGTCCAACACCAGAATTGACGGAAACAACGCCAGTACTCCCGCTATGGCTACCCGCCGTTTCTCTCCGCCACTGAGTGTAAATGGAGATAAATTGCCTACCTCCCCCACATCCAGGCCTACTAAGTCAAGAGCCCTTCCAACGGCCTGTTCAGTTTCTTGCCCCGATAAATTAAGGTTTCTGGGTCCGAAGGCCACGTCATCAAATACCGTGGCTTCAAAAAGCTGCTTCTCCGGGTGCTGCATCACCAGACCCACTTCCTGCCAGAGCCTTGCCTTAACTTTGCGCTGACTGGTATCCTTACCGTTTACAAGCACCCTGCCCTTTTCCGGTAATAAAACACCGTTACAATGCTTTGCAAAGGTGGACTTTCCACTGCCGGAAGCACCCACTACCGAAATTAACTCACCTTTTGTTATTGCTACGGAAACACATTTCAGGGCCTGCACCATGCTGCGTGGTCCCATACTATATGAATAGCTGACGTTTTTAAATTCCAGACAATTATAGGACATAGGACAACTTTTCCACCAAGTTCTCCGCGGACAATATATGTTCACTTTGCGGCAGGCAGAGTCCGTTTTTCTCGAGCAAAAGCGTCAGTTGCCGTGCAGCGGGGAGCTCCAGCCCCAGGCCCTCAAGGTATTCCCGGCGGGAGAAAACTTTTGGTACCGTATCGTCGAGGCTTAGATGGCCGTTATCCATTACCCATACCCGGTGGGCCATAATGGCTTCTTCCATGAAATGTGTAACCAACACAATAGCGGTTTGTTGTTCATGGTTCACTCTAACCAGTAAGTCCATTATTAAGCGCCGGTTACGCGGGTCAAGCATGGATGTAGGTTCATCCAGTACAATGCATTTAGGCTGCATGGCCAAAATGCCGGCAAAGGCCAGAAGCTGCTTTTGACCTCCGGACAAGGTATGGGGCGGGCGGTACGCCAGCTCTTCCAGCCCCACCCAATCCAGGGCGTCAGCTACCCGCTTGCGCACCTCTTCAGGTGTAATACCCAGGTTTTCCGGGCCGAAAGCAACATCTTCTTCCACTATTGCAGCAGCCACCTGGTTATCAGGGTTTTGAAAAACCATACCTACTAGGCGCCGAATATCCCAAACATGGTCAGGTTGCGCCGTATTCATCCCGGCAACCCGCACTTCCCCTCCAGTAGGAATAAGAAGCGCGTTCAAGTGCCTGGCCAACGTGGATTTACCTGAACCGTTGGCACCAATAACGGCTATAAAATCACCGGGGGAAATGTTTGCGGATACACCATGCAAAGCCTTGCGCTGCGTGACGCCGTTTTGCCCGTAGACATAGTCAAGCCCCTTTAATGAAATTAAGGGTTTTTCTTTTTCTTTGCCGGTCACCGTTTCACACTCTCCCCTAAACCTTCCCTACCCCAAATACCAAGAAGGAAATCCCGTAGGGATTTCCCTTGACACACTTATACTAATTCCAAAATAACAATTTTTGCGGCATCACCCTGGCGGTAACCCATTTTTATAATACGGGTGTACCCACCAGAACGATCATCATACTTAGGACCAATAGTATCAAAAAGTTTGCGAACAACATTCTCATCATATACAAACCGGAGTGCCTGTCTTCTGGCTGCCAAATCACCACGTTTGGCCAAAGTAATCATTTTGTCGGCAATACTTTTGACCTCTTTGGCCCGAGTCTCCGTTGTTTTTATCCGCTCATCTTTGATTAGGGAGGTCACCAAGTTGCGCAACATTGCTTGCCGGTGACTGGTATTTCGCCCCAGTTTTCTATAGCCCATGGCCACCCCTCCTTTTATTCATCTTCTTGGCGCAAAGATAATCCTAATTCATTAAGCTTATTAATAACTTCTTCCAGGGACTTTTTCCCCAGGTTACGAACCTTCATCATGTCTTCTTCATCACGCTCGACCAGCTCACCCAACGCGTTAATGCCGGCCCGTTTGAGGCAGTTGTAAGACCTTACACTTAGATCTAACTCCTCAATTGTCATCTCTAAAAGTTTATCTTTTTGCTCTTCTTCTTTCTCCACCATGATCTCTACATCATCAGTGCTTTCAGTAAGACCGGTAAATAAATTTAGATGTTCGGCCATGACCCGGGCACTCAAGCTTACCGCTTCGTCTGGCCTAATACTGCCGTCTGTCCAAACCTCAAGGGTCAATTTGTCATAGTCAGTACGCTGTCCAACCCTGGTATTTTCCACATTATAATTGACTCTGGTGACTGGAGTAAAGATCGAATCAACCGGTATTACCCCGATAACATGGTCTCCCTGTTTATTCTTCTCCGCCGATACATAACCCCGGCCCTTACTCACCTGAATCTCCATGGATAAATTAGAATTGCTATCCAGGGTGGCGATTTCTAATTCCGGGTTAAGAATATCCACATCTGCATCTGATATTATATCTGCTGCTGTAACAGTCTTCTCACCACTGGTATCTATCCTGATAGTTTTCTCATCGTCGATATACATCTTAAGGGAAAGACTCTTTAAATTAAGGATAATATCGGTTACATCCTCGCGCACTCCGGGTATAGTAGAAAACTCATGTAGAACCCCTTCTATTTTCACAGAAGTTACGGCCGCCCCAGGAAGAGAGGAAAGCAAAATTCTGCGCAAGGAATTACCCAAAGTAATGCCATATCCCCGCTCCAAGGGCTCAACCACAAACTTGCCGTAATTCCCTTCCGGGTTTATTTCTACTACCTCTATATTAGGCTTCTCAATTTCCAACATACTACGGTAAACCCCTCCTTGGGCCGGACTAGGCTTCTTCCCATGTTACTTGGAATACAGCTCCACAATGAGGTGTTCCTCGACAGGAGCGTCAACTTGTTCCCGGGTAGGAAGCGCTAACACTCGCCCCTTAGCCTCTTCTGCGTCATATTCAACCCAGGCCGGCGGAGTTTGTTCTGCGGCACGCTCCATAAGCTCTTTGAAGCGGGGAAACTCCTTGCTGCGTTCTTTTATGGTGATTTCGTCCCCAGCCTTTACCAAAAAAGAAGGTATATCGGTTTTCCGCCCGTTTACGGCAAAATGTCCGTGCCTTACGAGCTGGCGTGCTTCAGAGCGAGAAGCTCCCAGTCCCAGCCTGTAAACAACATTATCCAGCCTTCTTTCCAGTAACCGTAACAGGTTCTCACCGGTTACGCCGGGCTGGCTGTTTGCCCGGTCATAATAATTAGCAAACTGCCTTTCCAAGACACCGTAAAAACGTTTGGCCTTTTGTTTTTCCCTCAGCTGCAGGCCGTATTCGGAAACCTTCTTGCGTCTTTGGCCGTGCTGACCGGGGGCATAGTTTCTACGTTCTATACCACACTTACCGGTATAACACCGGTCACCTTTTAAATATAGTTTTAAGCCTTCTCGACGGCATTTTTTACACTGTGCACCAGTATCTCTAGCCATCTCTTTAACCTGCACCTCCTTCTTTATACCCTGCGCCGCTTCGGTGGACGACAACCGTTATGCGGAATGGGCGTTACATCTCGGATTAAGCTTACTTCCAAGCCCGCAGCCTGCAGTGCACGAATTGCGGCCTCACGGCCGGCACCCGGGCCCTTAACGGCAACCTCTAACTGTTTCATGCCGTGATTCTGGGCCTCCTTGGCAGCTTTTTCGGCGGCCATTTGCGCGGCAAAGGGAGTGCTCTTTCTGGAGCCTTTAAACCCTACCATACCGGCACTGGCCCAGGCAATTGCATTACCTTTAATATCACTTATAGTGATAATTGTATTATTAAAGGTGGACTTGATACTCGCCACACCTTGCTCAATATTTTTACGTTCCCGCTTTTTGGTCCTTCTGGCGGTTCTGCGAGCCACACTTTACCCCCCTTTTTTCTTACTTCTTCCTTCGTATACCTACCGTTTTCTTTGGTCCCTTACGGGTACGGGCATTTGTCTTTGTGCGTTGCCCACGAAGGGGCATTCCACGGCGGTGACGAAGGCCCCTGTAGCAGCCAATCTCGATCAGCCGCTTTATATTCAAAGAAATTTCCCTACGCAGGTCACCTTCAACAGTATAGTTCTTTTCTATTGCATCACGAAGCTTATTGATCTCTTCTTCAGTGAGATCCTTTATCCGGGTATTCGGGTTTATACCTACTTGGTCCAATATCTTGTTTGAGATAGTTCGCCCCACACCGTAAATATACGTCAGGCCGACTTCCACCCGCTTATCCCTGGGTAGGTCAACACCAGCAATACGTGCCATTACCTTTTACACCTCCAGTACTACCCCTGCCTTTGTTTGTGTTTCGGATTTTCACAGATAATCATTATTTTTCCTTTGCGCTTAATTATTTTACACTTTTCACAAATGGGTTTTACCGAAGGCTTAACCTTCATAACAGAACCCTCCTTAAAAACTGCCCACGGTCATTATTTTATTTATAACGATAAACAATACGACCTCTCTTCAAATCGTAAGGAGACAGTTCAACCAGAACCCTGTCTCCAGGTAGAATGCGAATAAAGTTCATCCGTATTTTGCCGCTCACGTGAGCCAAAACCTTATGACCATTTTCCAGCTCTACACGAAACATAGCATTCGGCAAAGGCTCAACTACGGTACCCTCAACTTCTATGACATCCTGTTTTGCCATCAGGTTAAAGAAACCCCCTTAACATGGTTAACCTTCCAGGCCGACCACAAGATTCTTAATAGCCCTATCCACTTCAACGTTGGTCACCCTTTTATCCTCAAGAAGTTTTTGGGCCAGATCCTTAGCTACCAAGTTATATTTCTTCAGGTGCTTAATATTCTTCTTCTTGGGAGCCTGCACTTTCCTCATGTATCCGTCGGCCACACTTACTATACCGCCGTTTCTTTCCATCGCCAGGAAGTATTTGCCTTTATCCCTCCCGGCTGTAGATTGAACCAGCTGCCCAGGAAGTATATCCTGCGTCAACAGGCAAACCACCTCCGAAAGCCACCCGCTCTCTTAAAGCCGGGTAAAAATCTCGGTACCGGTCTCGGTAATAGCAACAGTATGTTCAAAATGAGCCGAATTAGAGTAATCCTGGGTGATTACCGTCCAGTTATCCTGTAAAGTTCGCACCTGATAGGAACCCGCGTTTACCATTGGTTCTATGGCCAGCGCCATACCAACCTTTAACCTGGGGCCGCGCCCAGGTCTGCCGAAGTTAGGTACCTGTGGCTCCTCGTGCATGCTTCTACCAATACCGTGCCCCACATAATCTCTTACCACCGAGAACCCCTTACCTTCCACGCAAGTTTGCACGGCGTGGGATATGTCAGACAGCCTGTTTCCGGGAACGGCTTGTTTTATTCCTTCAAAAAGGGACTGCTTTGTAACCTGCAGCAATTCTTGCGTTTTTTCGTCCACATCCCCTACAGGTAATGTTACAGCACTGTCACCAAAAAAGCCATTTATTTCCGCACCAATGTCAATACTGATAATATCTCCATTTTTTAACTTTCTTAAACCCGGAATACCGTGTACCACCTGCTCATTGACAGAAGCACAAATTGTAGCAGGAAAACCGTATAAACCCTTGAAAGCCGGTTTCGCACCCTGAGATAGAATATATTCTTCCGCCACTTTATCCAATTCCCCGGTGGTAACTCCCACATCAACTGCTTTCGCTACAGCAGCATGTGCCCCGGCAACAATTTTTCCGGCTTCTCGCATATAATCCAGCTCTTGTTTAGATTTGCAGATTATCATTCGGCACTGCACCCCTGTCTCAGTTATTTAATAAAACCCTGGTAACTTCTCATCAAAAGATGGGATTCAATTTGTTTCATTGTATCCAGGGCCACACCAACCACAATCAGGAGTGCTGTTCCGCCAAAATAGATATTAGGTATTTTAGTTGCTAATAATATAAAGTTCGGCAATATGGCAATCAGGGCTAGGAACAACGCCCCGGCCAAAGTTATCCTGTTCATAATTCGGGCAATGAACTCAGCGGTAGGACGCCCAGGTCTTAATCCCGGTATGAAACCTCCGTACTTTTTAATATTATCGGCCACATCAACAGGGTTCATGATTACGGCAGTATAAAAATAAGTAAAGCCAATAATCAAAAGCGCGTACACTAAAGTATGCAATGCCGACCCCCAGGAAAACATCCTCAGCCACCAGTCGGCTACGGCTGATCCTTGGAACCAAGAGGCTATCTGATTTGGAAATAACATTATTGACGAAGCAAAAATAACGGGAATAACGCCTGCCTGGTTAACTTTAATGGGCAGGTGCGTTGTCTGCCCTCCGTAAACACGACGTCCCACGACCCGCTTTGCATATTGTACCGGAATGCGACGCTGTCCCTGATGCACAGCAACAACGGCTGCAATAACGGCAATGCCGATTATCAACAATAGCAAAATGCTAAATATGTTGATTGTACCAGCCTGCAGCTGCAGGCCCAGGTTACTAATCCCACCGGGAAGACCGCTTACGATCCCGGCAAAAATGAGCAATGAAATCCCGTTACCAATTCCTTTATCGGTGATCTGTTCCCCCAACCACATTAGGAAAGTAGTACCAGCAGTAAGCGATATGGCAACTACGAAATAGGAAAGAATGCCTGGGTCACTCATGGCACCGTATCTGCCGACAATCACACTCATCCCAATAGCCTGTAGAAAAGCCAATATAACTGTAAAGTACCGTGTATACTGCGTAATCTTCTTGCGGCCTTCCTCGCCTTCCTTAGAGAGGCGCTCCAGATGTGGAATAACTACCGTCAATAACTGCATAATGATAGATGCGTTAATGTACGGAATGATACTCATAGCAAATAAAGAAAAGGCTTTAAATGCACCACCGGAAATCACGTTAAAAAAGCTAAAGAAGACTCCTGATCCCAAAAGCTGCCTAAAAGCTTCTGCGTCAACGCCTGGTACAGGAATATGGGCGCCAACACGGAAAATAAAGATCATCATCAGCGTAAAAATAATCTTGGTCCTTAGTTCCGTAACTTTAAGGGCGCCCTGCAAGCTGTCTAACATTTTTAAATCACCTCTGTTTTACCGCCGGCAGCCTCAATTTTTTCCACTGCCGATTTACTAAAGGCGTTGACCTTTACGGTTAGGGATTTTTCCAGCTTACCGTTGCCCAGGACTTTAACCCCGTCGCCTACTTTTTTTATGATTTTGTTCTCCACGAGAGATTCCGGAGTTACTTCAGCACCATTGTCAAATTTATTTAAGCTCTCTATATTTACAGAAATAACTTCCTTCTTGAAAGGGGCATTGGAGAATCCCCGCTTGGGCAACCTGCGGGAAAGGGGCATCTGGCCGCCTTCAAAACCTGGCCGAACTCCACCCCCGCTGCGCGCATTTTGCCCACCTTGGCCCCTTCCGGCTGTTTTCCCAAGTCCGGAGCCCGGACCTTGCCCTTTACGGGTGGGCTTTTTCCTTGACCCGGCATTGGGCTTTAATTCATGCAGCTTCACGGTGACACCTCCT
It contains:
- a CDS encoding TetR/AcrR family transcriptional regulator produces the protein MAKRTGDKYRNIIEAAVKVIAENGYHNSQVSKIAKEAGVADGTIYLYFRNKEDVLVSLFKVKMGEFTSLAQKELDAIQNPFAKLAKLIGMHLTRLENDRHLALVLQIQLRQSDASIRNAIAEPLKDYSRLIEGMVSHGQNEGSFRNDIGLKLARQILFGAIDEVATSWVLSSKNYSLSAQIEPIYRVLAKALSNDGRHPDYPF
- a CDS encoding cell wall hydrolase is translated as MRTFKIDVKFLFKAIFFLCAAVFIMIFISSRLENRNVETMSWSVANKVIVVDAGHGGKDPGVVEGDIIEKEITLGVSRKLSTILAQAGAVVIPTRETDTELTNPGGKKFLSWKREDLNARIKTANSRNAQLFISIHVNSFRSGPGEHGAQVFAQPGAKESKILAETIQAELIRVLGNNHRKAKEVDYYILREAKMPATIVEIGFITNPKEGKLLKDPAYQSKVAYAIYAGIVKYSSEHPDASAGPINEDNAVKVFSTPPAHVEAP
- the rpsI gene encoding 30S ribosomal protein S9 — its product is MAQVQFYGTGRRKDAVARVYLVPGEGKVTVNNKSADAYFGRRTLEVTVRQPLVAVGAAERFDVKATVIGGGKSGQAGAVLLGIARALVEADPNMRPSLKKAGFLTRDPRMKERRKYGLKKARKAPQFSKR
- the rplM gene encoding 50S ribosomal protein L13; the encoded protein is MKTYMAKSAEVERKWYVIDASDKVLGRLATQVASILRGKHKPQFTPHVDVGDFVVIINADKVRLTGNKLQQKHMYRHSGFPGGIKSMDYKTLMEKNPEQAVRKAVEGMLPHNRLGDSLAKKLKIYRGSEHPHQAQQPEVWEA
- the truA gene encoding tRNA pseudouridine(38-40) synthase TruA encodes the protein MGQVRNIKLTVAYDGTDYYGFQEQRGTGLPTIQEVLEAALSKMAGSYIQVYGAGRTDSGVHARGQVVNFDCTNWPVPTERLALALNGVLPNDIAAVKAEDVAPDFHARFSAQGKTYLYRVYNHNIPSPFENRYSHYMPSFLDTGAMGKAAALLEGTHDFKTFQAANSPVRNTVRTIFQTSVYRESNVIYFSLSGDGFLYNMVRIITGTLLEIGQGKRSPATMSDTIAARDRIAAGPTVPGRGLFLEKVYYNPLQKSAES
- a CDS encoding energy-coupling factor transporter transmembrane protein EcfT, producing MFIATGVGTVFEGLTLGSYVPGNSLLHNLDPRTKIFSSLLLIMGTLVAASPVSFLTYSLAAILLLGLSGVAWGHFLKSLRFIYLILLLSFLVQALSVPGEIILKFGGLTITREGLESGGLLSWRLVVVVILSTLVTYTTTSINLSVGLEKILRPLERIGMPVSQLAMMMGIAISFIPLMLQEFQKVIIAQQSRGAGFGSRNIFRQFKNLLPLLLPVVAGILRRADELSEAMEARCYRPGAHRTRMQVLRFYPRDWAALAASFALTVGVVLIEYGLM
- a CDS encoding energy-coupling factor transporter ATPase; this encodes MSYNCLEFKNVSYSYSMGPRSMVQALKCVSVAITKGELISVVGASGSGKSTFAKHCNGVLLPEKGRVLVNGKDTSQRKVKARLWQEVGLVMQHPEKQLFEATVFDDVAFGPRNLNLSGQETEQAVGRALDLVGLDVGEVGNLSPFTLSGGEKRRVAIAGVLALFPSILVLDEPLAGLDPSGRKMLLRQLQGLHKNRGMTVILITHNMDDAAAVSDRVMVMDKGAVKACAPVRDIFLSALELESMGLEVPFATRILQSLAEKGYHVSEEYTVEKAAVEIMNIYRNRGGHGV
- a CDS encoding energy-coupling factor transporter ATPase produces the protein MSLKGLDYVYGQNGVTQRKALHGVSANISPGDFIAVIGANGSGKSTLARHLNALLIPTGGEVRVAGMNTAQPDHVWDIRRLVGMVFQNPDNQVAAAIVEEDVAFGPENLGITPEEVRKRVADALDWVGLEELAYRPPHTLSGGQKQLLAFAGILAMQPKCIVLDEPTSMLDPRNRRLIMDLLVRVNHEQQTAIVLVTHFMEEAIMAHRVWVMDNGHLSLDDTVPKVFSRREYLEGLGLELPAARQLTLLLEKNGLCLPQSEHILSAENLVEKLSYVL
- a CDS encoding 50S ribosomal protein L17 gives rise to the protein MGYRKLGRNTSHRQAMLRNLVTSLIKDERIKTTETRAKEVKSIADKMITLAKRGDLAARRQALRFVYDENVVRKLFDTIGPKYDDRSGGYTRIIKMGYRQGDAAKIVILELV
- a CDS encoding DNA-directed RNA polymerase subunit alpha — protein: MLEIEKPNIEVVEINPEGNYGKFVVEPLERGYGITLGNSLRRILLSSLPGAAVTSVKIEGVLHEFSTIPGVREDVTDIILNLKSLSLKMYIDDEKTIRIDTSGEKTVTAADIISDADVDILNPELEIATLDSNSNLSMEIQVSKGRGYVSAEKNKQGDHVIGVIPVDSIFTPVTRVNYNVENTRVGQRTDYDKLTLEVWTDGSIRPDEAVSLSARVMAEHLNLFTGLTESTDDVEIMVEKEEEQKDKLLEMTIEELDLSVRSYNCLKRAGINALGELVERDEEDMMKVRNLGKKSLEEVINKLNELGLSLRQEDE
- the rpsD gene encoding 30S ribosomal protein S4, with translation MARDTGAQCKKCRREGLKLYLKGDRCYTGKCGIERRNYAPGQHGQRRKKVSEYGLQLREKQKAKRFYGVLERQFANYYDRANSQPGVTGENLLRLLERRLDNVVYRLGLGASRSEARQLVRHGHFAVNGRKTDIPSFLVKAGDEITIKERSKEFPRFKELMERAAEQTPPAWVEYDAEEAKGRVLALPTREQVDAPVEEHLIVELYSK
- the rpsK gene encoding 30S ribosomal protein S11, with amino-acid sequence MARRTARRTKKRERKNIEQGVASIKSTFNNTIITISDIKGNAIAWASAGMVGFKGSRKSTPFAAQMAAEKAAKEAQNHGMKQLEVAVKGPGAGREAAIRALQAAGLEVSLIRDVTPIPHNGCRPPKRRRV